A genomic window from Montipora capricornis isolate CH-2021 chromosome 8, ASM3666992v2, whole genome shotgun sequence includes:
- the LOC138060486 gene encoding uncharacterized protein: protein MSECQKKAVQCSVSACTTTFKRKDAQEHIRTAASSHAVLQAGEVQKLRGLMHFKRAEPTLILQEEGVFSFCWKANDLRNLSESVASMEYQCPNGNRWRGLLTLKEGSHFQLSLQLVSSVTPVIVGTRIVLMPETVAEKIYSFEAREFKEGQLIGKISSEEISCIIPDGIMTMKFVMSYYILREI, encoded by the exons ATGAGTGAGTGTCAGAAAAAGGCTGTGCAATGCTCGGTCAGTGCCTGTACTAcgacttttaaaagaaaagatgcCCAGGAGCACATTAGGACCGCTGCTTCGTCCCATGCTGTCCTTCAGGCAGGAGAAGTGCAAAAACTACGGGGACTGATGCACTTCAAG AGAGCCGAACCAACCTTGATTCTACAGGAAGAGGGTGTGTTCTCATTCTGCTGGAAGGCTAATGATTTGCGAAATCTTAGTGAGTCAGTAGCGAGTATGGAGTATCAGTGCCCAAATGGAAACCGTTGGAGAGGGTTATTAACTCTAAAAGAAGGCAGCCACTTCCAACTGTCTCTACAGCTAGTGTCGTCTGTCACACCAGTGATAGTTGGAACAAG GATTGTCTTGATGCCAGAAACAGTTGCGGAGAAGATATACTCCTTCGAAGCCAGGGAATTCAAGGAAGGGCAACTGATAGGAAAAATTTCTTCTGAAGAAATTTCCTGTATTATCCCAGACGGCATAATGACCATGAAATTCGTCATGTCGTATTACATTTTAAGAGAGATCTAA